A region of the Arthrobacter sp. FW306-07-I genome:
ACCTGTTCATCCTGCACCAGCCCGCCCCGGACCGGTTCGACAAAACCGTCGCCGCGTACAAGGCCTTGGAAACCCTGCTCAAGGATGGACGGGTGCGGGCCATCGGCGTCAGCAACTTCATGCCCCACCACCTGCAGCAGCTGCTGGCGGAAACCGACGTGGTCCCGGCCGTCAACCAGATCGAGCTCCACCCGTACTTCCAGCAGCCGGCTGTCCAGACCATCGATGAGGACCACCGGATCCTTACCCAGGCCTGGTCACCCATCGGTGGCATCACGTTCTACCCCGGCTGGGGCGAGAACCGGAAGAACGTCATGCGCGACCCGGTGATTGCCGGCATCGCGCAGGCCCATGGCAAGACGCCCGCCCAGGTGATGCTGCGCTGGCACCTGCAGCAGGGCCGCTCCGCCATCCCCAAGTCCACCAATCCCACACGCATTGGGGAGAACTTCGACGTGTTCGATTTCGAGCTCGCCGCCCAGGAACTCACTGCCATCGACGCCCTGGACTCCGGCGTCCGCAGCGGCCCGGACCCCGACGTGGCCCGCCCGGAGCGGTTCGCCATGGTCATCCCCGAAGCCTAGACCGCCCCAGATAGAAGGAGCACAGCATGGATTACCGCCCGCTTGGCCGCACCGGTGTGCAGGTCAGCCCCCTCTGCCTCGGCGCGATGATGTTCGGCCCGTGGGGCAACAACGACCGCGCCGACGCCACCCGCATCATCCACCGCGCCCTGGACGCCGGCATCAACTTCATCGACACCGCGGACGTGTACTCCGGCGGTGCCTCCGAAGAGAT
Encoded here:
- a CDS encoding aldo/keto reductase produces the protein MELKLNNGVTMPALGLGVFQSPPEETTAAVQTALEVGYRHIDTAAAYGNEREVGEGIRRSALAREDVFIETKVWVSDYGYDQALHAWDKAVGKLGVEQLDLFILHQPAPDRFDKTVAAYKALETLLKDGRVRAIGVSNFMPHHLQQLLAETDVVPAVNQIELHPYFQQPAVQTIDEDHRILTQAWSPIGGITFYPGWGENRKNVMRDPVIAGIAQAHGKTPAQVMLRWHLQQGRSAIPKSTNPTRIGENFDVFDFELAAQELTAIDALDSGVRSGPDPDVARPERFAMVIPEA